In Amycolatopsis jiangsuensis, the following proteins share a genomic window:
- a CDS encoding SDR family oxidoreductase — MNSFEDRVALVTGASRGIGLAIATELVARGARVCVTARKPEPLAEAVAGLGGDEHALGVPGKADDDEHRADAIARTIDRFGRLDMLVNNTGINPVYGPTVDVDTGAAAKIMAVNVLAPLAWVRHARDAWMGEHGGTVVNVASIAGLRTSPGIGMYGVSKAALIRLTQELAGELGPKIRVNAVAPAVVKTQFATALYEGREEEVSAAYPMKRLGVPEDIAGAVAFLLSGESGWITGQTIVLDGGITLGGGL, encoded by the coding sequence GTGAACTCGTTCGAGGACCGCGTTGCCCTGGTGACCGGGGCCAGCCGGGGGATCGGGCTCGCCATCGCCACCGAGCTGGTCGCGCGCGGGGCCCGGGTGTGCGTCACCGCCCGCAAACCGGAGCCGCTGGCCGAGGCCGTCGCCGGGCTGGGCGGGGACGAGCACGCGCTCGGTGTGCCCGGCAAGGCCGACGACGACGAGCACCGGGCCGACGCGATCGCGAGGACGATCGACCGGTTCGGGCGGCTCGACATGCTCGTCAACAACACCGGCATCAACCCGGTCTACGGGCCCACCGTCGACGTCGACACCGGTGCCGCGGCGAAGATCATGGCGGTGAACGTGCTGGCTCCGCTGGCCTGGGTCCGCCATGCCCGCGACGCCTGGATGGGCGAGCACGGGGGGACGGTGGTCAACGTCGCGTCGATCGCCGGGCTGCGGACCTCGCCCGGCATCGGCATGTACGGCGTCAGCAAGGCCGCGCTGATCCGGCTCACCCAGGAGCTCGCCGGCGAGCTCGGACCGAAGATCCGGGTCAACGCGGTGGCCCCGGCGGTGGTCAAGACGCAGTTCGCGACCGCGCTCTACGAGGGACGCGAGGAGGAGGTCTCGGCGGCGTACCCGATGAAGCGCCTCGGCGTGCCCGAGGACATCGCGGGTGCGGTCGCCTTCCTGCTGTCCGGGGAGTCCGGCTGGATCACCGGGCAGACCATCGTCCTCGACGGCGGCATCACCCTCGGCGGTGGCCTGTGA
- a CDS encoding GreA/GreB family elongation factor, protein MTTTPSRPWLTPDAHARLAAELAALQQTPGPDGDSGEPDRLVHDQHRRARIRELQSLLRDAVVGQAPPDDGVAEPGMVLTVRYDDGATETFLLGTRDDNSPDGLDVYSPDSPLGHALSGAKPGEHREYQVPSGALVRVTLTGAHPYGYHRRS, encoded by the coding sequence ATGACGACGACTCCTTCGCGTCCCTGGTTGACGCCCGACGCGCACGCCCGCCTCGCCGCGGAACTGGCCGCCCTGCAGCAGACGCCGGGTCCCGACGGCGACTCCGGCGAACCGGACCGCCTCGTGCACGACCAGCACCGGCGAGCACGCATCCGCGAGCTGCAGAGCCTGCTGCGCGACGCCGTCGTCGGCCAGGCCCCGCCCGACGACGGCGTCGCCGAACCCGGCATGGTCCTCACGGTCCGCTACGACGACGGCGCGACCGAGACCTTCCTGCTCGGCACCCGCGACGACAACAGCCCGGACGGCCTCGACGTCTACTCGCCGGACTCCCCGCTCGGGCACGCCCTGTCCGGCGCGAAACCGGGAGAGCACCGCGAGTACCAGGTCCCCAGCGGCGCCCTCGTGCGGGTGACCCTGACCGGCGCGCATCCCTACGGGTACCACCGGCGCAGTTGA
- a CDS encoding NAD(P)/FAD-dependent oxidoreductase — protein sequence MGEDRMDGGPRSAIVVGAGIVGLSTAWFLQERGVRVTVVDREGIAAGSSWGNAGWLSPGLAIPLNEPAVLRYGLRTLLDRDAPLHVPATPDPRLWSFLSRFAAHCTTRSWTRAVRANLPLNQECLEAFEVLTANGVDAPTIDAPITAMFENSAQAGALVAELRRLADAGQEVSWTPLTGADLRAQVPQATDRITAGIRLDGQRYVDPGRFVESLARAVVSRGGTIRHRFEVAAIRRHQHAYTVQSASGRTLSANAVVLATGAWLGELARKWGVRVPVRAGRGYSFTVPTEHPVRGPVYLPGIRVACTPYQGNLRVAGTMEFRRPGDPLYQERVDAIIASARPLLSGVHWERRTGTWVGSRPVSADGRPVIGETAAPGMYVAGGHGMWGFTHGAVTGRLLAEQITTGKQPESLRPFDPAR from the coding sequence ATGGGCGAGGACCGGATGGACGGCGGACCGCGTTCGGCGATCGTGGTCGGCGCCGGCATCGTCGGGCTGTCGACGGCCTGGTTCCTGCAGGAACGAGGCGTACGGGTGACCGTGGTCGACCGCGAAGGCATCGCGGCGGGCTCGTCGTGGGGCAATGCCGGCTGGCTTTCGCCCGGTCTCGCGATTCCGCTCAACGAGCCGGCGGTCCTGCGCTACGGCCTGCGGACGCTGCTCGACCGCGACGCGCCCCTGCACGTCCCCGCGACCCCCGATCCCCGGCTGTGGTCGTTCCTGTCGCGGTTCGCCGCCCACTGCACCACCCGCTCGTGGACCCGGGCGGTGCGGGCGAACCTGCCGTTGAACCAGGAATGCCTGGAAGCCTTCGAAGTCCTCACCGCCAACGGGGTCGACGCGCCGACCATCGACGCACCCATCACCGCGATGTTCGAGAACTCCGCGCAGGCGGGTGCGCTCGTGGCCGAACTGCGCCGGCTGGCCGACGCGGGCCAGGAGGTCTCCTGGACTCCGCTGACCGGCGCCGACCTGCGTGCGCAGGTCCCGCAGGCCACCGACCGGATCACCGCGGGCATCCGGCTCGACGGGCAGCGGTATGTCGACCCCGGCCGGTTCGTCGAGTCGCTGGCCCGCGCGGTGGTCAGCCGGGGCGGCACGATCCGGCACCGCTTCGAGGTCGCCGCGATACGCCGGCACCAGCACGCCTACACCGTGCAGTCGGCGAGCGGCCGGACGCTCAGCGCCAACGCCGTCGTGCTCGCGACCGGTGCGTGGCTGGGCGAACTGGCCCGCAAGTGGGGAGTACGGGTGCCGGTGCGCGCCGGACGCGGATACTCCTTCACCGTGCCGACCGAGCATCCGGTGCGCGGCCCGGTGTACCTGCCGGGCATCCGGGTGGCCTGCACGCCGTACCAGGGCAACCTGCGGGTGGCCGGGACGATGGAGTTCCGCAGGCCCGGCGACCCGCTGTACCAGGAGCGGGTGGACGCGATCATCGCCTCGGCGCGGCCGCTGCTCAGCGGCGTGCACTGGGAGCGGCGCACCGGCACCTGGGTGGGCTCCCGCCCGGTCAGCGCCGACGGACGGCCGGTGATCGGCGAGACGGCCGCACCCGGGATGTACGTCGCGGGCGGGCACGGCATGTGGGGTTTCACGCACGGCGCGGTCACCGGACGCCTGCTCGCCGAGCAGATCACCACCGGCAAGCAACCGGAGTCCCTGCGGCCGTTCGACCCGGCGCGGTGA
- a CDS encoding DUF4235 domain-containing protein: MGKILYKPLSFVVSALGGILAGQVFKQVWKRTSGEEDAPNATDRDYSWTQVVIAAAVQGAIFGAVKAATDRAGAVGYRRATGNWPDD; this comes from the coding sequence ATGGGCAAGATTCTCTACAAGCCGCTGAGCTTCGTGGTCAGCGCGCTGGGTGGCATTCTCGCCGGGCAGGTGTTCAAGCAGGTCTGGAAACGCACGTCCGGCGAGGAAGACGCGCCGAACGCGACCGACCGGGACTACTCGTGGACGCAGGTCGTCATCGCCGCGGCCGTGCAGGGCGCCATTTTCGGCGCGGTGAAGGCGGCGACCGACCGGGCCGGAGCCGTCGGCTACCGCAGGGCGACCGGGAACTGGCCGGACGACTGA
- a CDS encoding MFS transporter, producing MTTPVRAEVPRSRIAVASFIGTAIEFYDFYIYGTAAALVFGKVFFPTFSSTAGVLASLGTFAVGFIARPVGAVLFGHWGDRLGRKSMLIVSLLVMGLSTVAVGAVPDYAAIGIWSPVLLTVLRFVQGVGLGGEWGGAVLMSTEYAPPGQRGLYSAFPQLGPAIGFVLGNTLFLVLGAVLPAAEFQAWGWRLPFLFSAVLLVVGFYIRIRIAETPVFQAALDKAEQARVPLFELVRKQPRVLLLSTLSFVLAHALFYTVTTFCLSLATSSLGIPRTTVLVSLLVAAAVMGVATLVFAMKSDKWGRRRLSAAAAVSVVVWAFPLFALMQTKNPLLLTVGFIGGLLCFAMLYGPMGAFLPELFRVRYRYSGASIAYSVSGIVGGGVVPLISTDLHASTGSSVPVSLLLIVLGVVSLLCILGLPETRDHDFADGLGEDQVPAAS from the coding sequence ATGACCACCCCCGTCCGGGCCGAGGTGCCGCGATCGCGGATCGCCGTCGCGAGCTTCATCGGCACCGCGATCGAGTTCTACGACTTCTACATCTACGGGACCGCGGCGGCGCTGGTGTTCGGGAAGGTCTTCTTCCCCACCTTCTCCTCGACCGCCGGGGTGCTCGCCTCGCTCGGCACGTTCGCGGTCGGCTTCATCGCGCGTCCGGTCGGCGCGGTGCTGTTCGGGCACTGGGGCGACCGGCTCGGCCGCAAGTCGATGCTGATCGTTTCCCTGCTGGTGATGGGGCTGTCCACGGTCGCGGTCGGTGCGGTGCCGGACTACGCCGCGATCGGCATCTGGTCGCCGGTGCTGCTGACCGTGCTGCGCTTCGTGCAGGGCGTCGGGCTCGGCGGCGAATGGGGTGGCGCGGTGCTGATGTCCACCGAGTACGCGCCGCCGGGGCAGCGTGGGCTGTACTCGGCGTTCCCGCAGCTGGGCCCCGCGATCGGGTTCGTGCTGGGCAACACGCTGTTCCTGGTGCTCGGCGCGGTGCTGCCCGCCGCGGAATTCCAGGCATGGGGCTGGCGGCTGCCGTTCCTGTTCTCCGCGGTGCTGCTCGTGGTCGGCTTCTACATCCGGATCCGGATCGCCGAGACGCCGGTGTTCCAGGCCGCGCTGGACAAGGCCGAACAGGCCCGGGTCCCGCTGTTCGAACTCGTCCGCAAGCAGCCGCGGGTGCTGCTGCTCTCGACGCTGTCTTTCGTGCTCGCGCACGCGTTGTTCTACACCGTCACCACGTTCTGCCTGTCGCTGGCGACCTCCTCGCTCGGCATTCCGCGCACCACGGTGCTGGTGAGCCTGCTCGTCGCCGCCGCGGTGATGGGCGTGGCCACGCTGGTGTTCGCGATGAAGTCGGACAAGTGGGGGCGGCGCCGGCTCAGCGCGGCTGCCGCGGTGTCGGTGGTGGTGTGGGCCTTCCCGCTGTTCGCGTTGATGCAGACGAAGAATCCGCTGCTGCTGACCGTCGGGTTCATCGGCGGACTGCTGTGCTTCGCGATGCTGTACGGGCCCATGGGGGCCTTCCTGCCGGAGCTGTTCCGGGTGCGCTACCGCTACTCCGGGGCGTCGATCGCCTACAGCGTTTCGGGCATCGTCGGCGGCGGGGTGGTGCCGCTGATCTCCACCGACCTGCACGCCTCCACGGGATCGTCGGTGCCGGTGTCGCTGCTGCTGATCGTGCTCGGCGTGGTCAGCCTGCTGTGCATTCTCGGACTGCCGGAAACCCGTGACCACGACTTCGCCGACGGGCTCGGCGAGGACCAGGTGCCCGCGGCGTCCTGA
- a CDS encoding family 1 encapsulin nanocompartment shell protein, translated as MNHLMRELAPIPAEGWRQIDDEARERLATHLAARKMVDVEGPHGWTYSATSLGRTQRIEAPQTGTQRETAVRRRRVLPLVEVRVPFTVDRAELENAERGADDLELDDLDQAAAQVGLIENRAVFHGWPAAEIGGIVDASPYDHLSLGTDPERYPHLVANAVNTLRCNGIGGPYALAINPDGYTAIVESTEHGGLLVLDHLRRALGGGRVKRTPGIAGAVVLSLAGGDFVVELGQDLSVGYSHHDAETLTLYLEESFSFRVTEPDAAIVLD; from the coding sequence ATGAACCACCTCATGCGTGAACTGGCGCCCATCCCGGCCGAGGGCTGGCGCCAGATCGACGACGAAGCGCGGGAACGGCTGGCCACCCACCTCGCGGCGCGCAAGATGGTCGACGTCGAAGGACCGCACGGCTGGACGTATTCGGCCACCTCGCTGGGCCGCACCCAGCGCATCGAGGCTCCGCAAACCGGTACACAGCGCGAGACCGCCGTCCGGCGGCGCCGGGTTCTTCCCCTGGTCGAGGTGCGTGTGCCCTTCACCGTCGACCGCGCCGAACTGGAGAACGCCGAGCGCGGCGCGGACGACCTCGAACTCGACGACCTGGACCAGGCGGCCGCGCAGGTGGGCCTCATCGAGAACCGGGCGGTGTTCCACGGCTGGCCGGCGGCCGAGATCGGCGGAATCGTCGACGCCAGCCCGTATGACCACCTGAGCCTGGGCACCGACCCCGAGCGGTACCCGCACCTCGTGGCGAACGCGGTGAACACGTTGCGCTGCAACGGAATCGGCGGACCGTATGCGCTGGCGATCAACCCGGACGGGTACACCGCCATCGTGGAGAGCACCGAACACGGCGGCCTGCTCGTGCTGGACCACCTCCGCCGCGCGCTCGGCGGCGGCCGGGTCAAACGCACCCCGGGCATCGCCGGCGCGGTGGTGCTCAGCCTCGCCGGCGGCGACTTCGTCGTGGAACTCGGCCAGGACCTCTCGGTCGGCTACAGCCACCACGACGCCGAGACGCTCACCCTCTACCTGGAGGAGAGCTTCAGCTTCCGGGTGACCGAACCGGACGCGGCGATCGTGCTGGACTGA
- a CDS encoding MSMEG_6728 family protein has translation MQTFLPYPDFAASAEVLDRRRLGKQRVEALQVVRALTRPGYGWQNHPAVAMWRGYPEALARYGLDICRAWSARGGADSCAGKIVTELADTGIPEARSQAELEAAGELPPWLGDADVHRSHQAALVRKDAAHYRHWFPDVSPELPYVWPRSDRAGHG, from the coding sequence ATGCAAACGTTCTTGCCCTACCCCGATTTCGCGGCCAGCGCCGAGGTGCTCGACCGCCGCCGGCTGGGCAAGCAACGGGTGGAGGCCCTGCAGGTGGTGCGGGCGCTGACCCGGCCCGGCTACGGCTGGCAGAACCATCCGGCCGTCGCGATGTGGCGTGGATACCCGGAGGCGCTCGCCCGGTACGGGCTCGACATCTGCCGCGCCTGGTCCGCGCGAGGCGGCGCGGACAGCTGCGCCGGCAAGATCGTCACCGAGCTGGCGGACACCGGCATTCCCGAAGCCCGCAGCCAGGCCGAACTCGAAGCGGCCGGGGAACTCCCGCCCTGGCTGGGCGACGCGGACGTGCATCGCAGCCACCAGGCCGCCCTCGTCCGCAAGGACGCCGCGCACTACCGGCACTGGTTCCCGGACGTGTCACCGGAGCTGCCCTACGTCTGGCCCCGCTCCGATCGCGCGGGCCATGGATGA
- a CDS encoding PucR family transcriptional regulator — MVTLDRLVNVLSGYGVRLCCCPVTREVALRDVVMNDPGAPQGLRGDVYLAVGVGSVLEAVDQAVAARASVVLARGSVPPGPEAVARAEEGRVAVLLVDPEVSWGQLAGVVYGIVLEGRETESGRGPTDLFALADSLADALGSAVTIEDRLSRVLAYSSKQQGADRVRLETILGRRVPDAVRELFERRGVFTHLAASDEPLFVEAASDHGLSGRMVVAVRAGRETLGSIWVECEQPLPEVLRTVLRDSSRTVGLHLLRSRASADLERQVESDLVIRLLEGTPDAAAVLSRLGLPPGRFRVIALQAHIAAERHAALLLAFERATTGFGWSRPGRSTLFSNTVYTILPGDDVTAARAWIDGIRDALPGKVTVAAGIGAPSSTPELPASRRESDECLALHDARPETGDATVVYDESWDDILVLRLRAAAAAGRFPARGPIADLARHDAANSTSYVATLRAWLETQGELTQAAERLGVHPNTIRYRLRKMAEVTPLRLDLPEKRLAMIIELAVAGPRD; from the coding sequence ATGGTCACGCTCGATCGGCTCGTCAACGTCCTCAGTGGATACGGGGTGCGGCTGTGCTGCTGCCCGGTCACGCGCGAGGTCGCGTTGCGCGATGTGGTGATGAATGATCCCGGCGCCCCGCAAGGGCTTCGCGGCGACGTCTATCTCGCGGTGGGCGTCGGTTCGGTGCTCGAGGCGGTGGATCAGGCGGTCGCCGCGCGGGCGTCCGTCGTGCTGGCGCGGGGCTCCGTGCCGCCGGGGCCGGAAGCGGTCGCGCGGGCGGAGGAGGGTCGCGTCGCGGTGCTGCTCGTCGATCCGGAAGTGTCGTGGGGGCAGCTCGCCGGCGTGGTCTACGGCATCGTGCTCGAAGGGCGCGAGACGGAGTCCGGGCGTGGGCCGACCGACCTGTTCGCCCTGGCCGACAGCCTCGCCGACGCGCTCGGCAGCGCAGTGACGATCGAGGACCGGCTGTCGCGCGTGCTGGCGTATTCCAGCAAGCAGCAGGGCGCCGACCGGGTGAGGCTCGAAACGATTCTGGGCAGGCGCGTACCGGACGCGGTTCGCGAGCTGTTCGAGCGCCGCGGCGTGTTCACGCATCTGGCCGCGTCGGACGAGCCGCTGTTCGTCGAGGCCGCATCCGACCACGGGCTCAGTGGCCGCATGGTGGTCGCGGTGCGCGCCGGACGGGAGACACTCGGGTCGATCTGGGTGGAATGCGAACAGCCGCTGCCCGAGGTCCTGCGCACGGTGCTGCGGGACAGTTCGCGCACGGTCGGCCTGCACCTGCTGCGTTCGCGGGCGAGTGCCGACCTCGAACGGCAGGTCGAGTCCGACCTGGTGATCCGGCTGCTGGAGGGCACCCCGGACGCGGCGGCCGTGCTCAGCAGGCTCGGCCTGCCGCCGGGCCGGTTCCGGGTGATCGCACTCCAGGCGCACATCGCCGCGGAACGGCACGCGGCGCTGCTGCTCGCGTTCGAGCGCGCCACCACCGGGTTCGGCTGGTCCCGGCCCGGCCGCAGCACGCTGTTCAGCAACACCGTCTACACCATCCTGCCCGGTGACGACGTCACGGCGGCCCGCGCGTGGATCGACGGCATCCGGGACGCGCTGCCCGGCAAGGTGACGGTCGCGGCGGGCATCGGGGCGCCCTCGTCCACCCCGGAACTGCCCGCGAGCAGGCGTGAATCCGACGAATGCCTGGCGCTGCACGACGCGCGTCCGGAAACCGGCGACGCCACCGTCGTCTACGACGAGTCCTGGGACGACATCCTGGTCCTCCGGCTGCGCGCGGCAGCGGCGGCGGGCCGGTTCCCCGCGCGCGGGCCGATCGCCGACCTGGCCCGGCACGACGCGGCCAACTCCACCAGCTACGTCGCGACCCTGCGCGCGTGGCTCGAGACCCAGGGCGAGCTCACCCAGGCCGCGGAACGGCTCGGCGTGCACCCCAACACCATCCGCTACCGGCTCCGGAAGATGGCCGAGGTCACGCCGCTGCGGCTCGATCTGCCCGAGAAACGGCTGGCGATGATCATCGAACTCGCCGTCGCCGGTCCCCGCGATTGA
- a CDS encoding SDR family oxidoreductase, producing MSAGVVITGGGGGIGAAIARRFAADGARVVVADLDEDRAAEVAAEIGGTAFAGDVVSEAGVAALLTAARETLGEIDVFCANAGIAPFGGEQSTEDDWANAWDVNVMGHVRAARALLPAWLERGEGHFVVTASAAGLLTSLGSAPYSVTKHGAVAFAEWLAATYRHRGITVQAICPQGVRTAMLESTGERGKLLMAASAIEPEQVADALFTAIDEGRFLVLPHPEVAGYYAARATEPDRWLGGMNKLQRKMEQLPEA from the coding sequence GTGAGCGCCGGGGTCGTGATCACCGGCGGCGGTGGGGGCATCGGCGCCGCGATCGCCCGCCGGTTCGCCGCCGACGGCGCCCGGGTCGTGGTCGCCGACCTCGACGAAGACCGGGCCGCCGAGGTGGCCGCCGAGATCGGCGGGACGGCGTTCGCCGGGGACGTGGTGAGCGAGGCGGGCGTGGCGGCACTGCTGACCGCCGCGCGCGAAACCCTCGGCGAGATCGACGTGTTCTGTGCCAACGCGGGCATCGCCCCGTTCGGCGGCGAACAGTCCACAGAGGACGACTGGGCGAATGCCTGGGACGTCAACGTGATGGGGCACGTCCGCGCGGCCCGGGCGCTGCTGCCGGCGTGGCTCGAACGCGGCGAGGGGCACTTCGTGGTCACCGCGTCCGCCGCGGGCCTGCTCACCAGCCTGGGCTCGGCGCCGTATTCGGTGACCAAGCACGGCGCGGTGGCGTTCGCCGAATGGCTGGCCGCGACCTACCGGCACCGCGGCATCACGGTGCAGGCGATCTGCCCGCAGGGGGTGCGGACCGCGATGCTGGAGAGCACCGGCGAACGCGGCAAGCTGCTGATGGCGGCCTCGGCGATCGAACCGGAGCAGGTGGCCGACGCGCTGTTCACCGCGATCGACGAGGGCCGGTTCCTGGTCCTGCCGCATCCGGAGGTGGCGGGCTACTACGCTGCGCGTGCCACCGAACCCGACCGCTGGCTCGGTGGCATGAACAAGCTGCAGCGCAAGATGGAGCAGCTGCCCGAGGCGTGA
- a CDS encoding PucR family transcriptional regulator, translated as MTDRGRVGGDALQTLVDDLADELRRSVAINDPLVRVLCTSRHFGDEDDVRIRAVLQHDAGPDVSGFILGQGVAQWPRPGTLTGDTGLGMSPRFCVPLRERGELLGLLMVIDADRSLAAPEIARIEQVSKTATALLHGSRIAADDLRAGRERTLLRLLGPEPDARRDALAAGIAGGWLTDAAQVAVTVVEARPRASTPEETEAALRSVLESAARRRPRRLLPLVDRTRGVLVHAEARFDPAEVAREAQRMTTGLGQLLGEPDAVVAGLGEPVAGLAEAWQSCSQAVAAAKGARLLPSLGPIAKWAELGAYAILLRIPESALLPTLVPEPVSRLLGDSRGARLAGTLRTFLDLGGSIPRTAEALHLHRTSLYYRLDRIREITGLDLDDGRNRLLLHTGLLVADLITPG; from the coding sequence ATGACCGATCGCGGCCGGGTGGGCGGCGACGCACTGCAGACGCTCGTGGACGATCTCGCCGACGAGCTGCGGCGCTCGGTGGCGATCAACGATCCGCTCGTGCGCGTGCTCTGCACCAGCCGGCATTTCGGCGACGAGGACGACGTACGGATCCGCGCGGTGCTGCAGCACGACGCCGGCCCGGACGTCAGCGGCTTCATCCTCGGCCAGGGCGTGGCGCAGTGGCCACGGCCGGGGACGCTGACGGGCGATACCGGACTGGGCATGAGCCCGCGGTTCTGCGTACCGCTGCGTGAACGGGGCGAACTGCTCGGGCTGCTCATGGTCATCGACGCGGACCGTTCGCTGGCCGCACCGGAGATCGCGCGGATCGAGCAGGTGTCGAAGACCGCCACGGCCCTGCTGCACGGATCGCGGATCGCTGCCGACGACCTCCGGGCCGGCCGCGAACGCACGCTCCTGCGGCTGCTCGGCCCCGAACCGGACGCCCGGCGGGACGCGCTGGCCGCGGGTATCGCCGGAGGCTGGCTGACCGACGCGGCGCAGGTGGCGGTGACCGTGGTGGAGGCCAGACCACGAGCCAGCACGCCCGAGGAGACCGAAGCGGCGCTGCGCAGCGTGCTGGAATCGGCGGCGAGGCGGCGGCCGAGGCGCCTGCTCCCGCTCGTCGACCGCACGCGTGGCGTGCTGGTGCACGCGGAGGCCCGCTTCGACCCGGCCGAGGTCGCGCGAGAAGCACAGCGGATGACCACCGGTCTCGGACAGCTCCTCGGCGAACCGGACGCCGTCGTCGCCGGGCTCGGCGAGCCGGTCGCCGGGCTCGCCGAAGCCTGGCAGTCCTGTTCGCAGGCCGTCGCGGCGGCGAAAGGCGCGCGCCTGCTGCCCTCCCTCGGCCCCATCGCGAAGTGGGCCGAACTCGGTGCGTACGCGATCCTGCTGCGGATCCCGGAGTCAGCCCTGCTGCCCACGCTCGTACCGGAACCGGTGAGCCGGTTGCTGGGCGATTCCCGTGGCGCCCGCCTTGCCGGGACGCTGCGCACCTTCCTCGACCTCGGCGGTTCGATCCCCCGCACGGCCGAGGCCCTGCACCTGCACCGCACCTCGCTGTACTACCGGCTCGACCGGATCCGCGAGATCACCGGCCTCGACCTCGACGACGGACGCAACCGGCTGCTGCTGCACACCGGACTGCTCGTCGCGGACCTGATCACCCCCGGCTGA
- a CDS encoding hemerythrin domain-containing protein, translating to MTDITSLILDDHDRFRRAFAELDDLASPDELAQAWEPLAALLDLHAAAEEAVFYPELIQRGTDAEDETLDAVGDHNDIRDAVAEARRHPAGSPPWHAAVRQARTANSEHMAEEEDDALADFRRHADPGLREELGRKFLAFKAEHEDGRGIDTGDVDPERYVAEHEQQTGKDTPEDVSLGIGGLKEQ from the coding sequence ATGACCGACATCACCAGCCTGATCCTCGACGACCACGACCGGTTCCGCCGGGCGTTCGCCGAGCTGGACGACCTCGCCTCGCCGGACGAGCTGGCGCAGGCGTGGGAGCCGCTCGCGGCGTTGCTGGATCTGCACGCGGCGGCCGAAGAGGCGGTCTTCTACCCCGAACTGATCCAGCGTGGCACCGACGCCGAGGACGAGACCCTCGACGCGGTCGGCGACCACAACGACATCCGCGACGCGGTCGCCGAGGCGCGGCGGCATCCGGCGGGAAGTCCGCCGTGGCACGCCGCGGTGCGCCAGGCGCGTACCGCCAACAGCGAGCACATGGCCGAGGAGGAGGACGACGCGCTCGCCGACTTCCGCAGGCACGCCGACCCGGGGCTGCGTGAGGAACTCGGCCGCAAGTTCCTCGCGTTCAAGGCCGAGCACGAGGACGGGCGGGGCATCGACACCGGCGACGTCGATCCGGAACGCTACGTCGCCGAACACGAGCAGCAGACCGGCAAGGACACCCCGGAAGACGTCTCGCTGGGCATCGGCGGGCTGAAGGAGCAGTGA
- a CDS encoding SRPBCC family protein produces the protein MPSYDYTAQVDVPADQLFGYLAKPGNLPAFLPALTEARPVEGDRVHVEADVDGRHVAGEAWLHVDRGARTLSWGAPGEDDYHGDLSVRDHGENDSEVTIRLHTERAGGEEVQRGLEEAVAALAHRAAAETDLSAAEHQEGWS, from the coding sequence ATGCCGTCCTACGACTACACCGCACAGGTCGATGTGCCGGCGGACCAGCTTTTCGGCTATCTCGCGAAACCGGGCAACCTGCCGGCGTTCCTGCCCGCGTTGACCGAGGCGCGCCCCGTCGAGGGCGACCGGGTGCACGTCGAAGCCGACGTCGACGGCAGGCATGTCGCCGGCGAGGCGTGGCTGCACGTGGACCGCGGGGCCCGGACCCTGAGCTGGGGCGCGCCCGGCGAGGACGACTACCACGGCGACCTGAGCGTGCGCGACCACGGCGAGAACGACAGCGAGGTCACCATCCGGCTGCACACCGAACGCGCCGGCGGCGAGGAGGTCCAGCGCGGTCTGGAGGAGGCCGTCGCGGCACTGGCGCACCGCGCCGCAGCCGAAACGGACCTGTCCGCGGCCGAACACCAGGAGGGCTGGTCCTGA
- a CDS encoding type II toxin-antitoxin system VapC family toxin: protein MARYVIDAPTLLHLVDTGVLVDPRHRLVAPNSIRSEALDLLLHEVSAGKRTEAAAMEAHERMTETKMRLLGDRVSRRTAWRIARQHGWDTLRDAEYIAVAQLQADALVTVDARLAAMARGTVTVAAVDDLLASE from the coding sequence ATGGCTCGCTATGTGATCGACGCCCCGACCTTGCTCCACCTCGTGGATACCGGGGTTCTTGTCGATCCGAGGCACAGGCTGGTCGCACCGAACTCGATCCGCTCGGAGGCGCTGGATCTCCTGCTGCACGAGGTCAGTGCAGGCAAACGCACCGAAGCAGCAGCCATGGAAGCACACGAGCGGATGACCGAGACGAAGATGCGGCTTCTCGGTGACCGGGTGTCGCGTCGCACCGCGTGGCGGATCGCCCGCCAGCACGGCTGGGACACGCTCAGAGATGCCGAGTACATCGCTGTCGCCCAGTTGCAGGCAGATGCTCTGGTCACAGTGGACGCACGTCTCGCGGCCATGGCTCGCGGCACCGTGACGGTCGCTGCTGTCGACGACCTGCTCGCTTCTGAATAA